In the genome of Granulibacter bethesdensis CGDNIH1, one region contains:
- a CDS encoding ethanolamine ammonia-lyase subunit EutB, producing MASHTATAGGERHRFDDLKSVLAAATPRRSGDELAGLAASSDAQRVAARFVLADLPLRSFLNEAVVPYEVDEVTRLIIDTHDAAAFAPIAHLTVGGFREWLLSHEADAAALAAVAPGITPEMAAAVCKLMRNQDLIAVARKCRVIAGFRNTLGLEGRLATRLQPNHPTDDLRGIAAATLDGLLYGTGDAVIGINPASDNVPNCIALLEMLDELRQRYSIPTQSCVLTHVTNALEIMKRGAPVDLVFQSIAGTEAANRGFGIDLAILRESHEAALSLKRGTVGQNVMYFETGQGAALSADAHHGLDQQTVETRAYAVARAFNPLLVNTVVGFIGPEYLYDGKQIIRAGLEDHFCGKLLGLPMGCDVCYTNHAEADQDDMDTLMTLLTVAGVTFLIAVPGADDVMLNYQSLSFHDALYLRSVLGVKAAPEFETWLEQMDLKDRSGRIRALPPQDERVVRLIAEATSHG from the coding sequence GTGGCAAGCCATACCGCGACCGCAGGCGGGGAGCGGCATCGTTTCGATGACCTGAAATCCGTTCTCGCCGCTGCCACCCCCCGCCGTTCGGGCGATGAACTGGCCGGGCTGGCCGCTTCAAGCGATGCGCAGCGTGTGGCGGCCCGGTTTGTTCTGGCTGATCTGCCGCTGCGCAGTTTTCTGAACGAAGCCGTGGTACCGTATGAGGTCGATGAAGTCACCCGCCTGATCATCGACACGCATGATGCAGCCGCCTTTGCCCCGATCGCGCATCTGACTGTGGGGGGATTTCGGGAATGGCTGCTTTCCCACGAAGCGGATGCAGCTGCTCTGGCCGCTGTCGCCCCCGGTATCACACCGGAAATGGCTGCCGCGGTCTGTAAATTGATGCGCAATCAGGATCTGATCGCAGTAGCGCGTAAATGCCGTGTGATCGCCGGATTCCGTAATACGCTGGGGCTGGAGGGACGACTGGCGACAAGGCTGCAACCCAATCACCCCACCGATGATCTGCGCGGTATCGCCGCCGCCACATTGGACGGACTGCTCTATGGCACTGGCGATGCGGTGATCGGCATTAACCCGGCCAGCGACAATGTACCGAACTGCATTGCCCTGCTGGAAATGCTGGACGAACTGCGTCAACGCTACAGCATCCCCACCCAAAGCTGCGTACTGACGCATGTTACCAATGCATTGGAGATCATGAAACGCGGCGCACCGGTCGACCTGGTGTTCCAATCCATTGCCGGGACCGAAGCCGCCAATCGCGGCTTCGGGATAGACCTTGCCATCCTGCGGGAATCCCATGAGGCAGCTCTGTCCCTGAAACGCGGTACGGTCGGTCAGAACGTGATGTATTTCGAAACCGGACAGGGGGCTGCACTCTCTGCCGATGCGCATCACGGGCTGGATCAGCAGACGGTGGAAACCCGCGCCTATGCCGTGGCCCGGGCCTTCAACCCGCTGCTGGTCAATACGGTGGTCGGCTTTATCGGCCCGGAATACCTGTATGACGGCAAGCAGATCATTCGCGCCGGGCTGGAGGACCATTTCTGCGGCAAGCTGCTGGGTCTGCCGATGGGGTGCGACGTTTGCTACACCAACCATGCCGAGGCCGATCAGGACGATATGGATACGCTGATGACCCTGCTGACCGTGGCGGGCGTCACCTTCCTGATCGCCGTGCCGGGTGCGGATGACGTGATGCTGAACTATCAGAGCCTCTCTTTTCATGACGCGCTGTATCTGCGCTCGGTTCTGGGCGTGAAGGCCGCACCGGAATTCGAGACATGGCTGGAACAGATGGACCTGAAAGACCGGAGCGGACGCATACGCGCTCTGCCCCCGCAGGATGAACGCGTGGTGCGCCTGATCGCGGAGGCCACCTCCCATGGTTGA
- the eutC gene encoding ethanolamine ammonia-lyase subunit EutC — translation MVEKSAGNPPDHTTTPTIDPWAKLRAATSARIGLGRAGDAMRTRDVLDFQLAHACARDAVHTPLDTAALQAALAPRETILVQADVDSRGTYLRRPDLGRRLSPDCTNVLQKGDWDVVFVIADGLSSTAVQVHAAPFLQQVITLLPGWRIAPVVIATQARVALGDDIGERIGAKLCALLVGERPGLTAADSLGVYLTYDPKRGRRDSERNCISNIHGGGLSYATAADKLTWLMSEARSRKLTGVALKDDPLLPGAAVPTPLSADPPG, via the coding sequence ATGGTTGAAAAATCAGCCGGGAACCCACCTGACCACACGACCACCCCCACCATCGATCCATGGGCGAAGCTACGGGCCGCCACCAGCGCCAGAATTGGACTGGGCCGGGCCGGGGACGCCATGCGCACCCGGGATGTGCTGGATTTTCAGCTCGCCCATGCGTGCGCCAGAGATGCCGTGCATACGCCGCTGGATACCGCAGCCCTTCAGGCGGCCCTGGCCCCACGCGAAACTATTCTGGTGCAAGCCGATGTCGATAGCCGTGGCACCTATCTCCGCCGTCCCGATCTCGGGCGGCGTCTTTCACCCGACTGTACAAATGTGTTGCAGAAAGGGGATTGGGATGTGGTGTTCGTCATCGCCGATGGTCTTTCCTCCACCGCCGTGCAGGTGCATGCGGCCCCGTTTCTGCAACAGGTGATCACGCTTCTGCCCGGATGGCGTATCGCCCCTGTCGTGATCGCCACACAGGCACGGGTCGCGCTGGGAGATGATATTGGCGAGCGGATCGGCGCGAAGCTCTGCGCGCTCCTGGTCGGGGAGCGGCCGGGCCTGACCGCTGCCGACAGTCTCGGTGTTTATCTGACCTATGATCCCAAACGGGGACGGCGGGATTCCGAACGCAACTGCATCTCCAACATTCATGGTGGTGGTCTGTCTTATGCGACCGCCGCAGACAAGCTCACCTGGTTGATGAGCGAGGCCCGCAGCCGCAAGCTGACCGGTGTGGCGCTGAAGGATGACCCCCTTCTGCCGGGAGCAGCCGTCCCCACCCCCCTTTCTGCCGATCCGCCCGGCTGA
- the eat gene encoding ethanolamine permease: MASPSSSPPPSVPTLNKSLNVFHLWGIAVGLVISGEYFGWSYGWAAAGTLGFLITTLVIATMYTAFIFSFTELTTAIPQAGGPFAYSYRAFGPTGGFIAGFATLIEFLFAPPAISLAIGAYLHVQFQTLDPKIAALGAYAVFIALNVIGVTIAATFELVITLLAIGELLVFMGVVSPGFSWSNFTHNGWAGSDYFSSATLGGIFAATPFAIWFFLAIEGVAMAAEEAKNPRRTIPVAYIAGIVTLVLLAFGVMLFAGASGDWSKLSNLNDPLPQAMRFVVGDHSGWLHMLVWLGLFGLIASFHGIIMGYARQIFALARAGFLPHFLGRVHPRFHTPYIATIAGGIVGVAAIYSDNLIVIAGQSLTTTIVTMSAFGALTMYIMSMASLFRLRRTEPDMPRSYTAPLYPVLPALALGLAVLALAVMIFYNIEIFMIFAAIMLLATGLFFVLARPAVAAALR; this comes from the coding sequence ATGGCGTCTCCCTCCTCTTCCCCTCCTCCCTCGGTCCCCACCCTCAACAAAAGCCTGAATGTTTTCCACTTGTGGGGCATTGCCGTCGGGCTGGTTATTTCCGGCGAGTATTTCGGCTGGAGCTATGGCTGGGCCGCCGCCGGAACGCTGGGCTTTCTGATCACCACACTGGTGATCGCCACCATGTATACCGCCTTCATCTTCAGCTTCACCGAACTGACCACCGCCATTCCGCAGGCAGGCGGCCCGTTTGCTTACAGCTATCGCGCTTTCGGCCCGACGGGTGGTTTCATTGCCGGTTTTGCGACTCTGATTGAATTCCTGTTTGCGCCTCCGGCCATTTCACTGGCCATCGGTGCCTATCTGCATGTGCAGTTCCAGACGCTGGATCCGAAAATAGCCGCGCTCGGTGCCTATGCGGTGTTCATCGCGCTGAATGTGATCGGCGTCACCATTGCGGCAACCTTCGAGCTTGTGATCACCCTCCTCGCCATTGGTGAATTGCTGGTATTCATGGGTGTCGTCTCACCCGGTTTTTCATGGAGCAATTTCACCCATAATGGCTGGGCAGGAAGCGATTATTTTTCCAGCGCCACGCTTGGCGGCATCTTTGCGGCGACGCCCTTCGCCATCTGGTTCTTTCTGGCCATTGAAGGCGTGGCTATGGCCGCCGAGGAAGCCAAAAACCCTCGCCGTACCATTCCTGTCGCCTATATTGCCGGGATCGTGACGCTGGTTCTGCTGGCTTTCGGCGTCATGCTGTTCGCAGGTGCCAGCGGTGACTGGAGCAAGCTCAGCAATCTGAATGACCCTCTGCCGCAAGCCATGCGTTTCGTGGTCGGGGATCACAGCGGCTGGCTGCATATGCTGGTCTGGCTGGGTCTGTTCGGCCTGATTGCATCCTTCCACGGCATCATCATGGGGTATGCACGACAGATTTTCGCCCTGGCCCGTGCCGGGTTCCTGCCGCATTTTCTAGGCCGGGTGCATCCGCGCTTCCACACCCCTTATATCGCCACCATCGCCGGGGGTATCGTGGGCGTGGCTGCAATCTACAGCGATAATCTGATCGTGATTGCAGGTCAGTCGCTGACCACCACCATCGTGACCATGTCTGCTTTCGGTGCCCTGACCATGTATATCATGAGCATGGCCAGCCTGTTCCGCCTTCGTCGTACAGAACCGGATATGCCACGCAGCTATACGGCACCGCTCTATCCCGTCCTGCCCGCACTGGCTTTGGGGCTGGCAGTTCTGGCACTGGCCGTCATGATTTTCTACAATATTGAGATATTCATGATCTTCGCGGCCATCATGCTGTTGGCAACCGGGCTGTTCTTCGTCCTTGCCCGTCCGGCCGTCGCGGCGGCACTCCGCTGA